In the Deltaproteobacteria bacterium genome, one interval contains:
- a CDS encoding cytochrome c, with amino-acid sequence MRWKPLVRGMTGVHHEYRSERCVSCPTQNEKFNKLFLDTSQPDKIRKIMHREEFMKRRHVLGSFAVALLLGSASASVSIAGQGDPVAGKATYEKVCAMCHGKTGKGDGPTAAVLNPKPRNHTDGNYMNTLKDDYLFKVVKEGGQSVGKSQLMPAWAAQIKDPDIWNTIAYIRTLAVPAYQGAGATTGATAAPTTTSAAPASGK; translated from the coding sequence ATGAGATGGAAACCCCTCGTCCGTGGCATGACAGGTGTTCACCATGAATATCGATCCGAAAGATGCGTCAGCTGCCCAACTCAAAACGAGAAATTCAACAAGTTATTTCTCGACACATCTCAACCAGATAAAATACGGAAAATCATGCATAGAGAGGAATTCATGAAGAGACGACATGTCCTTGGTTCTTTTGCGGTAGCGTTGTTGTTAGGGAGTGCGAGCGCGTCAGTCAGTATTGCTGGCCAGGGGGACCCTGTTGCTGGGAAAGCAACGTATGAGAAAGTTTGCGCTATGTGTCACGGCAAGACCGGGAAAGGCGACGGTCCCACCGCTGCTGTACTCAATCCCAAGCCGCGTAATCACACCGATGGCAATTACATGAATACGCTTAAAGACGACTACCTCTTTAAGGTTGTGAAAGAAGGTGGTCAAAGCGTTGGCAAGTCGCAACTGATGCCAGCGTGGGCAGCGCAGATCAAAGATCCAGACATCTGGAATACTATCGCCTATATTCGTACGTTGGCTGTGCCAGCCTACCAAGGTGCTGGAGCCACCACAGGCGCAACGGCTGCCCCGACGACAACTAGTGCGGCTCCGGCGAGTGGAAAGTAG